ATGACCCGGCCGCGGTGGACCTTGATCGTCTGAAGGGAAATTCCCCGTCTGGAGGCAATTTGTTTATTCAACATTCCCTGGGACACGAAATGAAAAACTTCCAGTTCTCTGGGAGATAACGTCTTGATGCGGCGCTTAATTCTTGATATTTCATCTTGTTTTTTATTTTGAATTTTGCTTCTTGAGATGGCCAGCGTAATGGCATTCAGCAGTTTCTTCTCGGTAAAGGGCTTGGAAAGAAAATCAATGGCCCCTGCCTTCATGGCCTTGACGCTCATTGGAATATCCCCATATCCGGTAATAAAAATAATCGGAGTGGCGATCCCCCGCCGCGTCATTGCTTCCTGAAGGGCAAACCCATTGATATTCGGCAGGCGGATATCCAGGACCAGGCATGAGGGCGCCTTAGGATGTTTAAAGGCCAAAAACCCTGCCGCATCCGTGAACGTCTCAACCTTAAACCCATGCGATCTTAACAATAGGCCTAAGGCCCGGCACACCGAGACATCATCATCAACGACATAGATGATAGCGCTTTGACTGTTCATTGGTCATTCTTCATATTAAGGGGAATTGTGAAATAAAAAGTTGCGCCGCGATCAGGATTATTCTTGACCTCCAAACGGCCGCCGTGCGCCTCCACAATGGAGCGGCTGATGGACAGCCCCATACCCAAACCATCCGGCTTGCTGGTAAAAAAATGGACGAAGAGCTTTTCCATATTTTCCGCTGGAATACCGCATCCCGAATCCTGAACCTCCACCGTGATCGTGTCGGCATCTTTGCGCGATGTCCTGATCAACAGTTCATGAGAATCACTGCTCCCCTCCATCGCCTCTAAACTGTTGCTGATAAGGTTCAAGAGCACCTGTTGCAGTTGTATGCGATCACCCTGGATCGATGGGAGATCGCTGTCCAGCTCGAATTCAATGACTTTATTCCTTACGGTGATATGGGTCATGATCAGCGCGACCGTATCGTTAATAAGAACATTGATATCCAGTGGCTCAAATGTGGGCTTGCTCTTTTTTAACAGTGCCCGTAACCGCCGGATAACTTCAGTCGCCCGCTGATCATCATTAATAATGTACTGCAAGATCTCCTGTAATTGGGGCTCCTTGCCTGCGAACATGCGCTGGGCCGCTTGGGCATAAGAAAGAATGGCGGTCAAGGGCTGGCTGATCTCA
This region of Candidatus Omnitrophota bacterium genomic DNA includes:
- a CDS encoding response regulator, whose translation is MNSQSAIIYVVDDDVSVCRALGLLLRSHGFKVETFTDAAGFLAFKHPKAPSCLVLDIRLPNINGFALQEAMTRRGIATPIIFITGYGDIPMSVKAMKAGAIDFLSKPFTEKKLLNAITLAISRSKIQNKKQDEISRIKRRIKTLSPRELEVFHFVSQGMLNKQIASRRGISLQTIKVHRGRVMQKMQAKTVTELIHFAQKTGVVYSPV